The DNA window CAGATGGTCGGCCTGCAACGCCCGGGGATCGTCACTGTCGGCACGAACCCGGCTGGAAACCGGCATCGATACGAACAGATAGGCCTGAGTGCCATTGGCCGCCAGCAAGACCTGTCCGTCACCGCCTGGCGGGTGCTGCTGCCAGGGCGTCAGCGGCGCCCAGTCATCCGCATAACCGTCCACCGTGATCGGATTCAGGCTGGTCTGCAGATACCAACCACGCTCGGCCGTCGGCAAGGGCGAGTCGTCCAGCAACATGCCACGGGCTACTGCCCGTGCCGCCGCGGTCAAGGCCTGGGCCTGGCCCTCGCGAAGCAGGCCCTGCATCTGACGCAGATACAACCAGCCCGTGACCGGCAATACCAGGGTGCACAGGGCCAGCCACAGCAATTTTCGACGCAGACTCATGAATTACCGCCGTGCCGGCACGATCAGCTCCAGCGATAGCCCGCACCGTGCACGGTGTCAATGGCGTTGAAACCCGGATCACTGGCCAGAAATTTCTTGCGGATCCGCTTGATATGGGAGGTGATGGTGGCATCGTCCACCACCAGCTCGGCATCGCGCATCAGCTGATCACGGCTTTTGACGTGCCCGGGTACCCGGGCCAGGGTATGGACCATCCAGAACTCGGTCACCGTCAGGGGAATTTCCTGCCCTTGCCATTGAGCCTGCAGCCGGGCCAGATCCAGCTTCAGCGGACCATGACTGACCAGATGCTCGGCCATGCTCGGAGCCCCCAGCGATTCCAGGCGCCGGAACAGCGCCGCCATCCGGGCAGCCAGTTGATGCAGACTGGTATCCTTGCTGAGATAGTCATCCGCGCCCAGCCGGAGGCCGGAGATCACATCGAAGTCGGAATCCCTTGCCGTCAGAAAGATCAGTGGCAGCGTCGCCGAGCGCGCCCGCAAGGCCCGGCACAATTCAAATCCGCCCTCAGGCTCGTCGCCCAGGCCGATATCGATGATGACCAGCTCGGGCAGCCGGCTGTCGAAGGCCTGCATCGCTTCACGACGACTGCCATAACCGCGGGCGTCATAACCGAAGCGATTCAGGGCCTCGACATAATTGGCCCGGATCAGGGGCTCGTCTTCCACAATGGCGACCACGCGTCCCATGCTTTGAGATCCTTGCAAACAGAAGTGGGCAGGGTGGCGGCAGCGCGGGCCGGATGCAAGCCTCCATCGTCGGATGCCTGCAAATGGCCCGTTTCCGGCCAGCCGCCGGCCATCGACGACGTCCTGAACGGCGGCCATCCACCAGCCGCCGCCCAGGAACTCCTCCGCTGCCGAAAGGTCCCAGTCAAGGACTGACACCGGATCAGTGACAGCTGACCGGATGGGCTGGACGACGAAGGGTCGGGCGCCCTTCCCGTCTTTGCACGGGCGCTCCAGTCAGGCGACCGTGATGCAAGTCTCCTCGCGCGTCCATCAAGGACGTTTGCCCTGATGCAGCCGATGCCTCATCGGTCACGTCAGGGCTTTCTTTTGAGAGACTGGCGAGTGCCATCGCCACAAGTCTATGATCGGGCCATCTTTCTGCCCGGAATGCCTTCCATGTCCCGTCCCATGCATTACCTGCTCTGCGCCGGTCTGTTGCTGCTGAGCCCCGGGCTGAGCCTGGCCACCGACCATGCCTCCGCGGCCGGACCCCGGCCACCGGTCACCGACCGCTCACTGGCCGAAAGCACCTGCGTGATCGGTGAGGAATCCTTTGTGCCCGGCGATTATTACTATTGCCTGGCGGGTCAGAGCTATGGCGAAAAGAACTACGGCCAATCGCGGCGGTTCTTCACCACGGCCGCCGGCTGGGCCAGCAAGCCGGCCCAGTTCATGCTGGGGCTGATGGCCTTCAATGGCGACCAGCAAGCCGTCAATCGCCCGCTGGGGCTGGCCTGGCTGGCCTTGGCGGCGGAGCGCGGCCAGCCCCGCTTCAGCACGGCGCTGGCCGCCGCCAGGGCCAAGGCCAGCGCCGCCGACTGGGCTGCGGCCCAGGCTATTCTGGCCCAGCTGCAGCCAACCTACGGGGATGCCAAGGCCGCTCCTCGCGCCGAGGAACGCTATCGTATGGGCATGCAGAAACTTCGCCAGACCGAGGCGAACGCCGGCTCCTACTGCATGGCCGGCATGGTGCCGATGTCCCAGCTTTCCAATCGCAGCGAAGGCGCCAGCAGCGCCATGGCCAGTCACTGCCCGCCGGTGGAGCAGGTCGTCCAGGCCATCGACCACAGTGCCGGTGAACTGTTCGATGGCTGGAACGGCCATGTCGAGGTCGGTCCGCTGCAGCAGATCAAGGCCCGATCAGGCGGAAACTGATCCCGCCTGCCCTGTCGGCATGGCGGAGCGAGCCCCTTGCCGACCCTGCGTTCAGCCGATGGCCTTGCGCATGCGGCTGATCACCTCGGCATAGTCCTGCGTATTGAAAATCGCCGAACCGGCCACGAAGGTATCGGCACCGGCGGCCGCGATGGCGCCGATATTGTCGGCCGTGACACCGCCGTCCACCTCCAGCCGGATCTCGCGACCCGAGGCATCGATGCGCTGGCGAACCTCGCGGATCTTGCGCAAGGTCCCGGGAATGAATTTCTGGCCGCCAAAGCCCGGATTGACCGACATCAGCAGGATCAGGTCCAGCTTGTCCATCACGTAATCCAGATAACTCAAGGGCGTCGCCGGATTGAACACCAGACCGACCTTGCAACCCAGCTCGTGGATCAGACCGATCGTGCGGTCGATATGCTCGCTGGCCTCGGGGTGAAAGCTGATGCGGCTTGCCCCCGCCTTGGCAAAGGCAGGCACCAGTTCATCCACCGGCTTGATCATCAGATGCACGTCGATCGGCGCGGTGATGCCGTAATCACGCAGTGAAGAGAGCACCATCGGGCCGATGCTGAGATTGGGGACATAGTGGTTGTCCATCACATCGAAATGCACCCAGTCGCCGCCGGCGGCCAGTACCCGGGCGGTATCCTCGCCCAGCCGGGCAAAGTCGGCGGACAGGATCGAGGGTGCGATGACCGCAGCTTGCTTGCTCATGGGACTGGCCTCCGAAGGCTGTGGAAGAAGGTGGCGTCGGGGGCGCGGCTACTTGAAGCCGCGGGAGGACTTGATCCGCTCGTAGGCGGCATTGATTTCACTGGCCCGTGCCTCGGCCCGCCGGCGCAGGTCCGCCGGCAGATCACCGAGCCGGTCCGGGTGATGCTCGGAAATGAGTTTGCGATACGCCCGCTTGATGGCACGATCGTCCGCTGCCCGGTCCACGCCAAGCACCGCGTAGGGGTCAGGCCCCGAAGTGTTGCGTCGCGGCGGCGCGTACTGCCCGCCCGCACCGGCTCCGGGCCGACTGCCCTGACTCTGACCGGTATTCCAGACATAGCCCTTCATGGCCAGCAAGGCCATCAACTCCATCTCGCTGATCCTCAGAGCCTGGGTCAGCTGACGCAGGATATGCATCTTGCCCGCCGAGGGCGAGCCTTCGGCCAGCACCGTGTCAATGACCATGTCCATCACGGTAAAGGCATGATCACGGCGCCCTCCCACCCACTGCTGCAGGGACTGGATGGCCGGCAGCACATTGAATTCAGGCTGCTTGCCCTGGTTGAACGCGCCGATCGCCAGCCGGCGCTGCTCGGGATCCAGCCCGAAGCGCCCCATCATGCGTTCGGCGATGGCGATTTCAGCTTCGGAAACCCGCCCATCCACCTTGGCGATGGCCCCGACCAGCGTGAACAGCGGAACCACGAACCCATCCCCTGGTGGCGTCGGGCGGCGGCGCTGGCGCTGCTGACGGCTGGAATCGAAAAGCAGGCCGATCAAGGCGCCGATCACCGCGCCCTGGGGACCATGGGCCAGCAACATGCCGACCAGGGCAAAGAGCAAGGTCATTCCGTATTTCATGGTTTGTCCTTGGCCGTTGCCGGCGTCTGCTGGCTGTACCAGTGGGCCAGCTGATCCAGTTCCGCCTCGCTGATCGGCCCGATCGCGGCACGCATCAGCGGAATCGCCCTGCGCCCGTCACGGTATTCACGCAAGGCCAGCCGCAGATAATCTTCGCGCTGGCCGGCCAGATTCGGCGCACCAGCCGCCTGCCCCATGCCGGCTTCACCGTGACAGGCCGCGCACAGCCCCAGCCGCGCCGGCCTGGGTCCGGCATCATTCTGGGCCATGATCTGGGCGGACCAGAGAAAAAGTCCGACGATAAGGATCCTGGATCGCATCGCACCAACTATGGGGTCTAAAAGGGGATGATTCTAGCCTGCGCGGACACCTCATGGCGCAGCCGGCGACGCGTTCCTGTCGCCGCCTCCGGCTTCGTGCCGCCGCACGCCCCGTCATCCCGCGACGGGAGGACGACAAGCATGCGCCAGACGAAACGCGAAGCGGATGACGCCCCCGGCCTCGGAAAGGG is part of the Frateuria aurantia DSM 6220 genome and encodes:
- a CDS encoding c-type cytochrome gives rise to the protein MAQNDAGPRPARLGLCAACHGEAGMGQAAGAPNLAGQREDYLRLALREYRDGRRAIPLMRAAIGPISEAELDQLAHWYSQQTPATAKDKP
- the djlA gene encoding co-chaperone DjlA → MKYGMTLLFALVGMLLAHGPQGAVIGALIGLLFDSSRQQRQRRRPTPPGDGFVVPLFTLVGAIAKVDGRVSEAEIAIAERMMGRFGLDPEQRRLAIGAFNQGKQPEFNVLPAIQSLQQWVGGRRDHAFTVMDMVIDTVLAEGSPSAGKMHILRQLTQALRISEMELMALLAMKGYVWNTGQSQGSRPGAGAGGQYAPPRRNTSGPDPYAVLGVDRAADDRAIKRAYRKLISEHHPDRLGDLPADLRRRAEARASEINAAYERIKSSRGFK
- the rpe gene encoding ribulose-phosphate 3-epimerase — encoded protein: MSKQAAVIAPSILSADFARLGEDTARVLAAGGDWVHFDVMDNHYVPNLSIGPMVLSSLRDYGITAPIDVHLMIKPVDELVPAFAKAGASRISFHPEASEHIDRTIGLIHELGCKVGLVFNPATPLSYLDYVMDKLDLILLMSVNPGFGGQKFIPGTLRKIREVRQRIDASGREIRLEVDGGVTADNIGAIAAAGADTFVAGSAIFNTQDYAEVISRMRKAIG
- the pdsR gene encoding proteobacterial dedicated sortase system response regulator — encoded protein: MGRVVAIVEDEPLIRANYVEALNRFGYDARGYGSRREAMQAFDSRLPELVIIDIGLGDEPEGGFELCRALRARSATLPLIFLTARDSDFDVISGLRLGADDYLSKDTSLHQLAARMAALFRRLESLGAPSMAEHLVSHGPLKLDLARLQAQWQGQEIPLTVTEFWMVHTLARVPGHVKSRDQLMRDAELVVDDATITSHIKRIRKKFLASDPGFNAIDTVHGAGYRWS